The following coding sequences are from one Deltaproteobacteria bacterium window:
- a CDS encoding CDP-alcohol phosphatidyltransferase family protein — protein MSIPNFLSLFRIILVPVTVILLIDGSFSTALATFTLAGVTDALDGFLARVLSQKTVLGAYLDPIADKALLTSCFVTLSILGIIPGWLTVIVVSRDFIILFGISIFFMVSVPFEIRPIFVSKVTTAVQIITVFLALALKTLGGDGQPLLIHSLHWLTAGFTTISGFHYILRGIKAINNS, from the coding sequence GTGAGCATACCTAATTTCCTATCCCTGTTCAGGATTATTCTTGTTCCGGTCACGGTGATCCTCCTTATTGACGGATCGTTTTCAACCGCTCTGGCGACTTTTACTCTGGCGGGTGTGACTGATGCCCTGGATGGTTTTCTGGCTCGGGTCTTGAGTCAAAAAACCGTCCTGGGCGCCTACCTGGATCCCATTGCCGACAAAGCATTGCTTACGAGCTGTTTTGTGACGTTATCTATCCTGGGCATCATTCCCGGTTGGCTCACCGTGATCGTGGTGAGCAGGGACTTCATCATTCTTTTCGGTATTTCCATTTTTTTTATGGTGTCGGTTCCGTTTGAAATTCGACCGATATTTGTCAGTAAGGTAACTACGGCAGTGCAAATTATTACGGTTTTTCTTGCCCTGGCATTGAAAACGCTGGGGGGTGATGGCCAACCCTTATTAATCCATTCCCTGCACTGGCTGACGGCAGGATTCACTACCATTTCTGGATTTCACTATATTCTGAGGGGCATCAAGGCCATCAATAACTCATAA